A section of the Gloeobacter violaceus PCC 7421 genome encodes:
- a CDS encoding 2-phosphosulfolactate phosphatase family protein, giving the protein MQVSVFHTPELVPEGTPDCAVAVDVLRATSTIATALANGATAVQVYADLEALGAAAAGYPREDILRGGERGGKQVEGFDFGNSPLYCTSERVAGKRIFMSTTNGTRTLERIRHAPVVLTAALVNVGFVARYIRSQAFETVWVVGSGWQGNFSLEDTVCAGALVEQLGGAANDEAVAAAALFDTWEGDLIELLERASHGQRLLKLGLLDDIVYCAALDTVSALPRQTAAGVLVQGMA; this is encoded by the coding sequence ATGCAAGTTTCCGTTTTCCACACACCTGAACTGGTCCCCGAGGGAACGCCCGACTGCGCCGTCGCCGTCGACGTGCTGCGCGCCACCTCCACCATCGCCACCGCCCTCGCCAACGGGGCGACGGCCGTACAGGTCTACGCCGACCTCGAAGCGCTGGGTGCCGCGGCGGCGGGCTATCCCCGCGAAGACATTCTGCGCGGCGGCGAGCGCGGCGGCAAGCAAGTCGAAGGTTTCGACTTCGGCAACTCGCCGCTCTACTGCACCAGCGAGCGGGTGGCCGGCAAGCGCATCTTCATGAGCACCACCAACGGTACCCGCACCCTGGAGCGCATCCGCCACGCACCGGTGGTGCTCACCGCCGCCCTGGTCAACGTCGGCTTTGTCGCCCGCTATATCCGCAGCCAGGCTTTTGAAACCGTCTGGGTCGTGGGCTCCGGTTGGCAGGGAAACTTTTCTCTGGAGGACACCGTGTGCGCCGGGGCACTCGTCGAGCAGTTGGGCGGGGCCGCCAACGACGAGGCGGTGGCGGCGGCGGCACTGTTTGACACCTGGGAAGGCGATTTGATCGAATTGCTCGAAAGGGCGAGCCACGGCCAGCGCCTGCTCAAGCTCGGCCTGCTCGACGATATCGTCTACTGTGCCGCCCTCGATACGGTGAGCGCCCTGCCCCGTCAGACCGCAGCGGGCGTGCTTGTCCAGGGCATGGCGTAG
- a CDS encoding LmeA family phospholipid-binding protein: MEIVLSVLAFLTTLTGVAGFYVDGVVRDLIRSQLTTADRLEVRLEAIPNFKLAWGDVDRLRVAGRGLTAKSADLRIARLDLETDGISVDLDSLGKVPKLRRPLQAAVNVELSEADFNRALNSPDILKTLASIRVELPGSIGGSGQPEVATFTQPRITLVGNNQVILQSVVKIENRTETLLVSFRAGLAVDEGVRLRLVNPVFTLNEVPVPPELADVFLGGLNQIVDLDQLATQGIIARILKFEVVPGEMHLVGFARVEKIPGAP, from the coding sequence GTGGAAATCGTCCTCAGCGTGCTCGCCTTTTTGACCACGCTGACGGGGGTAGCCGGTTTCTACGTCGATGGGGTCGTGCGCGATCTCATCCGCTCGCAACTCACGACGGCGGACCGGCTGGAGGTGCGCCTGGAGGCGATCCCCAACTTCAAGCTCGCCTGGGGGGATGTTGATCGCCTGCGGGTGGCCGGGCGGGGCCTCACGGCCAAATCGGCGGACTTGCGCATCGCCCGCCTCGATCTTGAGACCGACGGCATCTCGGTCGACCTCGATTCGCTGGGCAAAGTTCCGAAGTTGCGCCGGCCGCTGCAGGCGGCGGTCAACGTCGAATTGAGCGAGGCCGACTTTAACCGGGCGCTCAATTCGCCGGACATTCTCAAGACGCTCGCGTCGATCCGCGTCGAGTTACCCGGTTCGATCGGCGGTTCCGGCCAGCCCGAGGTGGCCACCTTCACCCAGCCGCGCATCACCCTGGTGGGCAATAACCAGGTAATCTTACAGTCGGTAGTCAAAATCGAGAATCGCACCGAAACGCTGCTGGTCTCCTTTCGCGCGGGCCTGGCCGTCGATGAAGGCGTGCGCCTGCGGTTGGTCAATCCCGTCTTCACCCTCAACGAGGTGCCCGTTCCGCCCGAACTGGCCGATGTCTTCTTAGGCGGCCTCAATCAAATCGTCGATCTCGATCAACTGGCTACCCAGGGCATCATTGCGCGCATCCTCAAATTCGAAGTCGTCCCCGGCGAGATGCACCTGGTCGGTTTTGCCCGCGTCGAGAAGATTCCTGGCGCTCCTTGA
- a CDS encoding LppP/LprE family lipoprotein — MHNPIGMYQIGLALAATLALPAAIAAQIAPARASWLDQPLTNWNKPEGSVPRAPKPEGDSPTVGRCAEQVRVPASAEDRAVVGAGWKLFGPLQIFSGTSLSTAAASVDGMCRPMQYQAFVFVGGQFAGTLSPVPMNSRTDGASQSIYLTNPAFLNVSFSRYAEQDALCCPSRTSLVGYKIERRGKQSLLVPASVSTNANSAGQSP; from the coding sequence ATGCACAACCCCATTGGAATGTATCAAATCGGTCTTGCACTAGCGGCAACGCTTGCCCTCCCGGCTGCGATAGCGGCCCAGATAGCACCAGCAAGAGCGTCCTGGCTTGACCAACCGCTCACCAATTGGAACAAGCCGGAGGGATCCGTCCCCAGAGCGCCGAAGCCCGAGGGCGACTCCCCCACCGTCGGCCGCTGCGCAGAGCAGGTGCGCGTACCGGCAAGCGCGGAGGATCGGGCGGTGGTGGGAGCCGGTTGGAAGCTGTTTGGTCCGTTGCAAATTTTCTCGGGCACATCGCTTTCGACGGCTGCCGCGAGCGTCGACGGCATGTGCCGGCCCATGCAGTACCAGGCGTTCGTGTTCGTGGGCGGCCAATTTGCCGGCACCCTCTCGCCAGTACCGATGAATTCGCGGACCGACGGTGCGTCGCAGAGCATCTATCTCACCAACCCAGCCTTTTTGAATGTCTCCTTTTCGCGCTACGCCGAGCAGGACGCGCTGTGCTGCCCATCGAGGACCAGCCTGGTGGGCTACAAAATCGAGCGCCGGGGCAAGCAGTCGCTCCTGGTGCCCGCTAGCGTCTCGACCAACGCCAACAGTGCAGGGCAATCGCCATGA
- a CDS encoding Uma2 family endonuclease, translated as MTTAAGKMTLEQFLAFDDGTDTRYELVDGELVAMPPETDSNNVISIYLLAQLLRFVPLRLVRHKDTEIVVTGSRPRVRIPDVLVLSEELFAAIGGGRATITAEMPSPVLAIEVVSPGKASEDRDYRYKRSEYAARGITEYWIVDPGRERVTVLSLVDGLYEERAFVGEETIAFDILPQLALTAQQIFEAGRV; from the coding sequence ATGACCACAGCCGCCGGAAAAATGACCCTGGAGCAATTTCTCGCCTTCGACGACGGGACGGACACCCGCTACGAACTGGTCGATGGAGAACTCGTCGCCATGCCCCCGGAAACCGACAGCAACAATGTGATCTCCATCTACTTGCTTGCTCAACTGCTCCGGTTTGTTCCCCTGCGGCTTGTGCGCCACAAAGATACGGAAATCGTGGTGACCGGAAGTCGTCCGCGCGTGCGGATACCGGATGTGCTGGTGTTGAGTGAGGAATTGTTTGCAGCCATCGGCGGCGGACGGGCGACGATCACCGCAGAAATGCCGTCTCCGGTACTGGCGATCGAAGTCGTCTCTCCCGGCAAAGCCAGCGAAGATCGGGACTACCGCTACAAGCGCTCGGAGTACGCAGCCAGGGGAATTACCGAATACTGGATAGTCGATCCTGGCCGGGAGCGGGTCACGGTATTGAGTTTGGTGGATGGGCTATACGAAGAGAGAGCCTTCGTCGGCGAGGAGACCATTGCGTTCGATATCCTCCCGCAACTGGCTCTGACAGCACAGCAAATATTCGAAGCCGGGCGGGTATAG